Genomic segment of Neofelis nebulosa isolate mNeoNeb1 chromosome 17, mNeoNeb1.pri, whole genome shotgun sequence:
acacatttactgcaatccttatcaaaataccaataacatttttcacagagctagaacaaacaatcctaaaatttgtatggacacACAAAAGACCTtacatagccaaagcaatcttgaaaaacaaaactggaggcatcacaattccagatttcaagttatactacaaagtggtagtaattaaaacagtgtggtactggcataaaaaccaATCTCtggttttttagttttatagAGGCATGactcagtttgtttgtttttcctttccttccttcctcccttcgtttctctctctctctctctctctctctctccccccccacccccctccctccttccttcctcccttccttccttccctccctggtaTGCTCTTGCTTCTAGTATACCAAATATAGTGTATTAGACCACCTGATATTTTTCTACAAGTCACTTTtgctgtttgttcatttttttcctttctatgtggttcattttgcataatttctaTAACTACATCTTTAAActcactgatcttttcttcttcaatatcttATCTGATTTTCATACCATGCAGTGTATTTTTTGTTAGATATATTCCCCATAAATTCCACATAGatctatttttgtatgtttttaatctatttctcttttaatcaAGTTATTGGTTTTCCTATGCTTCCAACAACAAATGCAGTATATTTATAAAAGCTCTTTAACATATTTGTCTAGTTTTATCATTTCAGTCACTTTTggtgtttgtttctattttcttcttatgCTAATACGCTATATGTCTTACATTCCTGCTCCTTTGTGTGCATGATAAATTTACTGGGTGCCAGACAAGATAAACGTTACATTGGCAAGTGTTGCATTTGCTTGTGTCCCTTTAAATAGTCTCAGATTTTGTCATGGCTTTCACTAAAAGTACTTGGTAGCTGTTTTTCCTTcgaatgtttgcttttaattctttccaGTGTGAGTCCAGAGCAAAATTTAGTCTGTGTTTAACTAAGTCTCACTATCTAGGTGATACACTTCTGAGGATTCTACCTGTTGTTCTGTACACTGTATAATGGATGTTTCCATGCTGGCAGATGAGAACATAAATGATTCCCAGCCCTCCAGGAGCTGCAGGAATTATTCAGTATACTGCCTTCTAGGGGTGCTTTCCTAAACCTCACATAGTTTACTCTTGCACTTGTATAGATCTGGACACGGTCAACAGTTTCAGTGGATCTCTCAATTCTttgcctctcctctttccctgtaCCTCCCAACTCTAGCTCCTACCCTTTCATAACTAAATTCTAGTCACGTTAGTCTTGTACCCTGATTTTTGTCTCCAGGCTCTAAGGGAGGGAAATCAGAGGGCTCCACTCCAGTGTCCCTACTGGGAAGCAGTGTCCCAGTGGCTACCCTGAATTTCTGGAAGAATTCTTTAAGATTCGCTGAACAGCCGGAAACAAAGACCAGAGAAATTGaccagaaaacaggaaagaaaataaatgagagtcTTTGCcaggcaggaaaaaaacaaaaacaaaaacgacaAACACCTGAAAATCGGAGAATGAAATTGTCACCATGTGAGAACAGTCTTTCTGATGGAAAGACTTGAGTATCTGACCAGAGGATGGATCTTCACTTATTCCTAGGGAACCACTTATAGGTGCCCAGTAAAATACCCTGATTTAGGTACACCTGTGATGGAAAAAGCCCCTCTTACCCTCGAATGGGAAGCAGCCCTCTTGTTCACATTGGTACTGCAAACCCCAGGGTTTCCCTCAAACCTCAGAATGATCTCACCACCCAGAGGTCCACAGCTTTCTGGATCCTTTGGACCACTTCCTCTCACCCAGATCTAATAGAACTACACTTATTTCAGGGTTTCCTCTGTGCCatagggtgagggagagggagtgatTTTGCAGCAGGCTCGGGAGGCAGAGAAAAGCTAATACCTTGAGGTGCCAGGGATGGCACAGGGGCTTACAGCACCCAGCCAAACTCAAGACCAGGTGGTAGAAGGTGGGTTATAGACACCGGGGTGCAGTAGACAGTAGGTGCAGGAGCAGGTGAGGGAAGCAGCCTTAGGGACGCAGGGGGAAGGTGGGAGTAGTGTGGGGACAGTGGGGCAGGAGCTGGCCTGGAGGCTGGGCCACGGAGGGAGCAGGCTGCCAAGGGTGCAGAACAGGGCCAGGGCAGCCACCGGGGCTGCGCGTCTCGAAAGTGCAGGAGGGCCAAGGAGTCAACGCTGCTGCCAAGAAGCCATTAGACGAGAGGGGTATTTCCAGGCTGGGCCAATAAGGCACATGGAGAGCCCCAGAGCTGGACTGCTAGGgattgcgggggaggggggtggggggccgtaCACCTGGAGGCCAGAGAGCCCAGAGAGGTACAGCCAGTTAGACCAGAGCTCTCCCTGGCCTCTGGCAGGGTGCCCACCTGACACCCCACCTCTAAGCCAGCAGTTTGGCACTTAGAGGCTCCggcttccttcctctctgaacCAAAGCCTTTCCGAAGGCAAGTCCCACCCTGGCATGCATACCTCTAATGCAGTGCACTGGCCGGGTtctcccccaggccctggggctcCAGGTGTGCCTGGAAGTTGGCAGgttgtgttcctttctggaggctctgggaaaTCAGATTCCTGCTTGTGTGGGCTGTTGGCAGAATTTAGTTCCATGTGGTTGTGGAACAGATCTCTAAGCTTCCAAGGTGCTTTCTGGTTGTGTTGAGATCTGCAAAGTCATATAATTTCTTCAAAGAGCTCTTTCTGTGACTCAATACTCTGGCCTGATCTTGCTGAATCAAGACTGAAGACGCTGTCTATCAGATGTGTGATGCTCAACTTGGCTCCTAGCTTTTTTCTCAGAACCAGCAATGGGCCGTCAAAGGGCCTTATACAGCCCTGActcttctgtctgcctctgtctccctgcagCTGGGAAAGGTTCCATTTTCAAAGACTCGTGTGATTACATTGAGCCCACCTGGTTAAGTCTCACCAAAAACTGCATTACATTACACATGCGAAGTCCCATTGGCTATCTACAggaacattcacaggttctggggattagggcaTGGACATTTTGGGGAGCAGTGATTCCATCCACTACAGTTCACTGTCTGGTCCTCAGATTCGTTATGTGTCCTACTTACAAAATATATTATGCCCATCCCAAGATCACAAAAAGTCTCATTCTATTACAGTATCAACTCTAACACCCAAATCTCATCATCTAAATTGTCTAAATCAGGTATGGGTGAGGGTTTGGATATAATCCACCCCGGGGCTCAAATCCTCTCCATCTGTGGGTctgtaaaattagaaaacaaggtaactgctccaaaaataaaatggtggaatGGACCTAGGATAACAGTATACGCATTGTTTCAAAAcgggagaaaatgaaaaaataagtaaaagccaCAAGTCCcaagaaaatttgaaatcaagTTTAGCAAACTACATTAGGTACCAAGGCCTGGGAATATATTCTGTGGTTCAGGCCTCTGGCCACTGGGCTCACAGCTCCCCACCCTGGGTTCTACTCTGCCCTCGGAGTCCTCCTTTCCCATCACAGGTAACAAAGGTTTACAGTTTAGAAATTTGCTTAGCCAGTTTCATGTGTGTAGAATATTGGAAGTCCTAATTTTGTACTCTGTCCCTTTGAGATCCAACGTTATTTCTACTAGAATGAATTTCTCGAGAGCTTTGTGGCTCTTCTGGATCTACCAGAGATTGACTCCATTACACAAGAGGTTGGTCCACAGACTTCCCCCCTGAATGATCCCGttatctatttttgacttttgctGAGCTGGCCGTGGGATGCCTTTAAGCTTCTTAGGTGCTCTCGGGTTGCAGAGGGGCCTGTTTAGTCACAATCTCTTCAAAGAAATGTCATGTGCCCGCATACTGTTCTTCTGATCTTGCTGAGATCTTACAAAAGGTTGTACAGCAACACCTGTGGCTAGTTCTCCAGAACATGCTTTTCTCACCATGAATCACTTCCTTACAATGTCTTTTGCAACTAAGACAGGATAAGAATTTCCCAAATCATCAAATCTTGGGTCTTTTCTGTTTAATAGTTCTTCCCTACAATTATCTCTTCCCTATTACATTTTACCATAAATGGTAAGAGACAAGGCCGCACATTCAACACTTTGTTTAGAAATTTCCtcagctcggggcgcctgggtggcgcagtcggttaagcgtccgacttcagccaggtcacgatctcgcggtctgtgagttcgagccccgcgtcaggctctgggccgatggctcggagcctggagcctgtttccgattctgtgtctccctctctctctgcccctcccccgttcatgctctgtctctctctgtcccaaaaataaatagaaaacgttgaaaaaaaaaaaaaattaaaaaaaaaaaaaaagaaatttcctcaGCTCAAAATGTCCATATAAAGACTTTATATTAACATTTGCAGGAGCTTTGTTTTGAATACTCagaatttgggggggaaaaacaaaaggcaattaAGATAAAGGGATAAACTGCAGTATATCCCATCAGAGCATTACTCAGCAATGAAGAGAACGAGCTATTTATACACACAACAGGAGTGATTCTTAAAATAAGGCTGCATGGAAGACAGCAGATGATAATAAACTTCTAAGGTTCCACTATAAAGAAGAATCTAGAAAAGACACCTTTATCCATACTGGAAGTAAATCAACGGTTGCCTAGGGAAGACACGGGAAGTATCAGGAAGGGGCATGAGGTAACTCTGGGGGGTAGGTATGTCCAAGAACATGGCTGGGTGATCCTCAGGTTTGGCATATGTTAAGGCTTACCAAACGGTACGCTTTAAGTATGTGCAGTATACTGCATGTGGACTACACCTcaatgaaactataaaaaatgaCTCCACTAACATCCGGGTCTTGTGCTTCTACTGGAACACCAGATCGAGCACCAATATAGTGACTCtaccctctctctccaaatgccCTGTGAAGAGAGCCTCTTCCTCAGCACTAAGGAAAACTGGCAAGCAGTGAAGGCTGTTTGCAAGGGAGTCCCCAGAAGCTCTGGCTGGTCACAAAAACTACAACTTTGGACCACAATGTCTGTGCCAGTTCTTGCCCATGTAGCAAAGACACTGGGTAAAGAGCCAGGGAGGTACAAGTATCAAGGTAAACTTTACATTCTTTGCTCTGCCACTGACCTTGGTCAGAGAGTGACACAGCCCTGGAGATCCTAAGAATTTCCACGCATCCTGATCTCATACAGTCACAGTGATTGGAATGTTTGTGGACGTTTTTAAAATGGGCACATCCACTCTCACTTGCTGCAGTCTCTGCAATTCCAATTATTCACACCCAgggtgaaatttatttttgtttccttcctgggATGGTAGGTCTTGCAGCCAGAGACTTGGGCAGCAGATCAGATTCTGACCTTCAGGGCAGCAGGAACTTGGCAGGTCCTCAGAAACAGCTTCCCCTAACAGTGCTGGGAAACGTGGCACCTATGCTGGAAATAAGACACTCAATCCACGCCGCTCCCAAACACCGTGAAGGCTGCCCCAACCTTCCTCAACACCACCCTCAAATTACGCTGAAATCCAGACAAAATCAGGCCCACAAACCCCTGACCTCTCACCTAAAAAGCTTGTGTCAGCAACACCAGAACTAGACTGAGAGTGGTTCTGTGCCAGCCTGCTCTTCCATTTGAGGTACCTGAAGCTGGAGGCCCCCACAAGCACCGTTTACCACTTCCGTTTGGCAGGGCCTAGTGTCTGCAAACCAATCCAAACAGTAAAAGAACGTCCAAGATTAACGATGGTTTAAATAATGTCTTTATTATCACAGAGACCAGAGCAACAGAAGACAAGTGGTTCTCCAGGTGGGGTGACTCGGAGAAAAATATGTCGCATGTACCACATGAGGCCAACAATGTCCATGAAGAAAGTAAAACTCTTCTGTAAGCCTCCAGAACACAGCTCAGGTCCTCTTGGCTAAAGATGGGTGAGGTCCACACCTTTACCAGTCAGTGGGGAGGGAATGAGGAATCCCATTCAATTCAGGATTCTCATAATTTCCTCCAGAGACTGGAGGTGTCCCTGAGGACATACAGAAACGAAGCTGGTAGAACTGAGATGGTTTCTGCCACAGACATTGGGTGGCAAATTTGGCAAGGAACCTGAGCAGGTCTGCAAGTGCAACGCAACCCATGAAAGTGTCCCTGTACCTGGCATCCTTAAGGTCTCTCCCCAGTGCTAATGTTCAGATACATGAGGTTCAACATCTGACTGGTGTCTTCCTCTCCAAGGGCAATCACAAAGCCCCTCTCCACACAAGTCCTGTTGTGTTGAAAGCACTCCTAAAGCCGTCCTGCAGTGTGAACCTTCTGGTGCCGAATGAGGTGGGAGCTTAAACTATAGGCTTTCCCACATTCGTTGCACTCGTAtggcctttctccagtgtgaactttTTGGTGCCTAACAAGGTGGGATGTTCTGATGAAATCTTTCCCACATTTGCTGCACACAAATGGCCTTTCCCCTGTGTGAACTCTCTGGTGTGCAATAAAGTCAGAGCTTCTACTAAAGAATTTCCCACAGTCGATGCACTCAAAAGGCCTTGCCTcagtgtgaattctctggtgTTTAATGAGGGTGTACTTGTGGCCAAAGGATTTCCCACAATCACTGCAAACGTAAGGATTTTCTCCAGTATGGATGCTCTCATGCTGAACAAGTGTGGATTTGTGTCTGAAGACTTTCCCACAGTTGTTACACTTATAAGGCCTCGCTCCATTGTGAACTCTCTGGTGTACGATGAGGTTGGAGTGATGGCTAAAGTATTTTCCACACTCGCTACACTTGTAAGGCATTTCTCCGGTGTGAATTCTTTTGTGCTGGGTAAGATTGTCTTTGCggctaaaggctttcccacattctttgCATTCGTAAGGCCTTTCTCCGGTGTGGATTCTCTGGTGCTGGATAAGTGTGGCTTTGCGGCTGAAGGCCTTCCCGCATTCGCTGCACTCATAGGGCCTTTCTCCGGTGTGGATTCTCTGGTGCTGGACAAGCGTGTCTTTGCGGTTGAAGGCCTTCCCGCATTCGCTGCAGCTGTACTGCATCTGTCCGCTGTGAGAGGCCTCCCCGCTCCCAGTCCTCCTCTTCTTCTTGCTGTGGGTGGCCTGTCGCTGGTGACTGCCCAGACTGGCCTGGAGGCTCCACTGCTCCTCACACAGAAAGGGCTTTCCCGACAGGTGAGGTTCTTCACAAACCCTACAGTTCTTCCCAGATGAGGTCTTGCCTCTGTCTCTTCTGACAGGTTTCTCTACACTGTACTGCTTCTGATGCTGGTGAAAGTTTGCACTGAACAAGAACTGTCTCCCACACGCCCCGCAGGTGTAAGGTTTCAGTCCTTGGCATATTTCCTGGTGTTCATGCAGGTGTAAGAGGTCTTTCACGATGGGGCCACAAATGTCACAAGGGTGAGCCATCTGGGTTGATGAACCTGCCTTGGAAATGCTATCATGGGAGACTCCTAAAGAAACGGTCTGCTC
This window contains:
- the ZNF134 gene encoding zinc finger protein 134 isoform X2; the encoded protein is MTLAMAGRTWTGPGYWCAAKDEEAPSEQTVSLGVSHDSISKAGSSTQMAHPCDICGPIVKDLLHLHEHQEICQGLKPYTCGACGRQFLFSANFHQHQKQYSVEKPVRRDRGKTSSGKNCRVCEEPHLSGKPFLCEEQWSLQASLGSHQRQATHSKKKRRTGSGEASHSGQMQYSCSECGKAFNRKDTLVQHQRIHTGERPYECSECGKAFSRKATLIQHQRIHTGERPYECKECGKAFSRKDNLTQHKRIHTGEMPYKCSECGKYFSHHSNLIVHQRVHNGARPYKCNNCGKVFRHKSTLVQHESIHTGENPYVCSDCGKSFGHKYTLIKHQRIHTEARPFECIDCGKFFSRSSDFIAHQRVHTGERPFVCSKCGKDFIRTSHLVRHQKVHTGERPYECNECGKAYSLSSHLIRHQKVHTAGRL
- the ZNF134 gene encoding zinc finger protein 134 isoform X1: MVLQIVMAAAVGGSGLGYWCAAKDEEAPSEQTVSLGVSHDSISKAGSSTQMAHPCDICGPIVKDLLHLHEHQEICQGLKPYTCGACGRQFLFSANFHQHQKQYSVEKPVRRDRGKTSSGKNCRVCEEPHLSGKPFLCEEQWSLQASLGSHQRQATHSKKKRRTGSGEASHSGQMQYSCSECGKAFNRKDTLVQHQRIHTGERPYECSECGKAFSRKATLIQHQRIHTGERPYECKECGKAFSRKDNLTQHKRIHTGEMPYKCSECGKYFSHHSNLIVHQRVHNGARPYKCNNCGKVFRHKSTLVQHESIHTGENPYVCSDCGKSFGHKYTLIKHQRIHTEARPFECIDCGKFFSRSSDFIAHQRVHTGERPFVCSKCGKDFIRTSHLVRHQKVHTGERPYECNECGKAYSLSSHLIRHQKVHTAGRL